A single Fusobacterium hominis DNA region contains:
- the tuf gene encoding elongation factor Tu, producing the protein MSKAKFERSKPHVNIGTIGHVDHGKTTTTAAISKVLSDLGLAQKVDFDNIDAAPEEKERGITINTSHIEYETKNRHYAHVDCPGHADYVKNMITGAAQMDGAILVVSAADGPMPQTREHILLSRQVGVPYIVVYLNKADMVDDPELLELVEMEVRELLTEYGFPGDDIPVVTGSSLGALNGEQQWVDKIVELVDAVDNYIPTPERAVDQPFLMPIEDVFTITGRGTVVTGRVERGLVKVGEEVEIVGIRPTTKTIVTGVEMFRKLLDQGQAGDNIGALLRGTKKEDVERGQVLAKPGSITPHTNFKGEVYVLTKEEGGRHTPFFSGYRPQFYFRTTDITGAVTLPEGVEMVMPGDNITMTVELIHAIAMETGLRFAIREGGRTVASGVVSEIIK; encoded by the coding sequence ATGTCAAAAGCAAAATTTGAAAGAAGTAAACCACACGTTAACATTGGAACAATAGGGCACGTTGACCACGGAAAAACAACTACAACAGCAGCTATATCAAAAGTATTATCAGACTTAGGACTAGCTCAAAAAGTTGATTTCGACAACATCGACGCAGCTCCAGAAGAAAAAGAAAGAGGAATAACAATCAACACATCTCACATTGAGTATGAAACAAAAAATAGACACTACGCTCACGTTGACTGTCCAGGACATGCTGACTACGTAAAAAACATGATAACAGGAGCAGCTCAAATGGACGGAGCAATCCTAGTTGTATCAGCAGCAGATGGACCAATGCCTCAAACAAGAGAACACATCTTACTATCTAGACAAGTTGGAGTACCATACATCGTTGTATATTTAAACAAAGCTGACATGGTAGACGATCCAGAATTATTAGAACTAGTAGAAATGGAAGTAAGAGAATTACTAACAGAATACGGATTCCCAGGAGATGACATTCCAGTAGTAACAGGATCATCACTAGGAGCATTAAATGGAGAACAACAATGGGTAGACAAAATAGTTGAACTAGTAGACGCAGTAGACAACTACATTCCAACTCCAGAAAGAGCAGTAGATCAACCATTCCTAATGCCAATAGAAGATGTATTCACAATCACAGGAAGAGGAACAGTAGTAACAGGAAGAGTAGAAAGAGGATTAGTTAAAGTAGGAGAAGAAGTAGAAATAGTTGGAATCAGACCTACAACAAAAACTATCGTAACAGGAGTAGAAATGTTCAGAAAACTACTTGATCAAGGTCAAGCAGGAGACAACATTGGAGCTCTATTAAGAGGAACTAAAAAAGAAGACGTAGAAAGAGGACAAGTATTAGCAAAACCAGGATCAATCACTCCTCATACAAACTTCAAAGGAGAAGTATACGTATTAACTAAAGAAGAAGGAGGAAGACATACTCCATTCTTCTCAGGATATAGACCACAATTCTATTTCAGAACAACTGACATAACAGGAGCAGTAACATTACCAGAAGGAGTAGAAATGGTAATGCCAGGAGACAACATTACAATGACAGTAGAATTAATCCACGCAATCGCAATGGAAACAGGATTAAGATTCGCTATCAGAGAAGGTGGAAGAACAGTAGCTTCTGGAGTAGTTTCAGAAATAATTAAATAA
- the rpsJ gene encoding 30S ribosomal protein S10 — protein MASNKLRIYLKAYDHTLLDQSAKKIAEVAKKSGAEIAGPMPLPTKIRKYTVLRSVHVNKDSREQFEMRVHRRMVEINNSTQKTIASLTAVNLPAGVGIEIKQN, from the coding sequence ATGGCTTCTAACAAATTAAGAATCTACTTAAAAGCTTATGATCATACTTTATTAGATCAATCGGCTAAAAAAATAGCAGAAGTTGCTAAAAAGTCTGGTGCGGAAATCGCAGGACCTATGCCATTACCTACTAAAATTAGAAAGTACACTGTATTAAGATCAGTGCATGTTAACAAGGATTCAAGAGAACAATTTGAAATGAGAGTACACAGAAGAATGGTAGAAATTAACAATTCTACACAAAAGACAATAGCTTCGTTAACAGCGGTTAACTTACCAGCTGGTGTTGGAATAGAAATCAAACAAAACTAA
- the rplC gene encoding 50S ribosomal protein L3: MTGILAKKVGMTQIFEDGKFIPVTVVEAGPNYVLQKKTVENDGYTALQLGFDEKREKNTTKPVMGIFKKAGVNPQRFVKEVKVDSVEGYELGQEIKVDTFAEVEFVDITGTSKGKGTAGVMKRHGFGGNRATHGVSRNHRLGGSIGMSSWPGKVLKGKRMAGQHGNATVTVQNLKVVKVDAENNLLLIKGAVPGAKNGYLVVRPAVKK, encoded by the coding sequence ATGACAGGAATTTTAGCAAAAAAAGTTGGAATGACTCAAATATTTGAAGATGGAAAATTCATTCCAGTAACAGTTGTTGAAGCTGGTCCTAACTACGTACTACAAAAGAAAACTGTAGAAAACGATGGTTACACAGCATTACAATTAGGATTTGACGAAAAAAGAGAAAAAAATACTACTAAACCAGTAATGGGAATCTTCAAAAAAGCTGGAGTTAACCCTCAAAGATTCGTAAAAGAAGTAAAAGTTGACTCAGTAGAAGGTTATGAATTAGGACAAGAAATCAAAGTTGATACTTTTGCAGAAGTAGAGTTCGTTGATATCACAGGAACTTCAAAAGGTAAAGGTACAGCAGGGGTAATGAAAAGACACGGATTCGGTGGAAACAGAGCTACTCACGGGGTTTCAAGAAACCACAGATTAGGTGGATCTATCGGAATGTCATCATGGCCTGGAAAAGTTCTAAAAGGTAAAAGAATGGCTGGACAACACGGTAATGCAACTGTAACAGTTCAAAACCTTAAAGTAGTAAAAGTTGACGCAGAAAACAACTTGTTACTAATTAAGGGAGCAGTTCCAGGAGCAAAAAACGGATATTTAGTTGTAAGACCAGCTGTTAAAAAATAA
- the rplD gene encoding 50S ribosomal protein L4 yields MAVLNIYDLTGNQTGTVEVKDTVFGIEPNQAVLHEVLTAELAAARQGTAATKTRAMVRGGGRKPFKQKGTGRARQGSIRAPHMVGGGVTFGPQPRSYEKKINRKVRNLALRSALSAKVANGDILVIEGTIETPKTKAIVALTNAVAATEKQLFVVNDLAEQADYNLYMSVRNLENAVVLQPNEIGVYWLLKQNKVILTKEALSTIEEVLG; encoded by the coding sequence ATGGCAGTTTTAAACATATATGACTTGACTGGAAATCAAACTGGAACTGTAGAAGTTAAAGATACAGTGTTTGGTATTGAACCTAATCAAGCAGTACTTCATGAAGTACTAACTGCAGAATTAGCAGCTGCTAGACAAGGAACTGCAGCTACTAAGACTAGAGCAATGGTTAGAGGAGGAGGAAGAAAACCTTTCAAACAAAAAGGTACTGGTAGAGCTAGACAAGGAAGTATCAGAGCTCCTCACATGGTTGGTGGAGGAGTTACATTCGGACCTCAACCAAGATCATACGAGAAAAAAATCAATAGAAAAGTTAGAAATCTAGCATTAAGATCAGCTTTATCTGCTAAAGTTGCTAATGGAGATATCTTAGTAATCGAAGGAACTATCGAAACTCCAAAAACAAAAGCAATAGTTGCTTTAACTAATGCAGTAGCTGCAACTGAAAAACAATTATTTGTTGTAAACGATCTTGCTGAGCAAGCAGATTACAACTTATATATGTCAGTAAGAAACCTTGAAAATGCTGTAGTATTACAACCAAATGAAATTGGAGTATACTGGCTACTAAAACAAAACAAAGTTATTCTTACTAAAGAGGCACTATCTACAATAGAGGAGGTGCTTGGATAA
- the rplW gene encoding 50S ribosomal protein L23: protein MTAYDIIKKPVITEKSEMLRREYNKYTFEVNTKANKIQIKKAVEELFNVKVEAVSTLNSKPVVKRHGMKLYKTQAKKKAIVKLAQGNTITYFKEV from the coding sequence ATGACAGCTTATGACATCATTAAAAAACCTGTAATAACAGAAAAAAGTGAAATGCTAAGAAGAGAGTATAACAAATATACTTTTGAAGTAAACACAAAAGCAAATAAAATTCAAATAAAAAAAGCTGTAGAGGAATTATTTAACGTTAAAGTTGAAGCTGTATCAACTTTAAACAGCAAACCAGTTGTTAAAAGACACGGAATGAAACTTTACAAAACTCAAGCTAAAAAGAAGGCTATCGTTAAGTTAGCACAAGGAAATACAATCACTTACTTTAAAGAAGTGTAA
- the rplB gene encoding 50S ribosomal protein L2 produces MAIRKLKAITNGTRGMSRLVNELDNVRPEKSLTAPLNSAYGRDNYGHRTCRDRQKGHKRLYRIIDFKRNKLDIPARVQTIEYDPNRTANIALLFYVDGEKRYILAPKGLKKGDMVMAGSQAEIKPGNALKIKDMPVGVQIHNIELQRGKGGQLVRSAGTAARLVAKEGTYCHVELPSGELRLIHGECMATIGEVGNAEHSLVQIGKAGRNRHMGKRPHVRGSVMNPCDHPHGGGEGKAPVGRKAPLTPWGKPAMGVKTRGKKTTDKFIVRRRNDN; encoded by the coding sequence ATGGCTATTAGAAAATTAAAAGCTATAACTAACGGGACAAGAGGAATGTCTAGATTAGTTAATGAGTTAGATAATGTAAGACCTGAAAAGTCTTTAACTGCACCTTTAAACTCTGCATACGGAAGAGACAACTATGGTCACAGAACTTGTAGAGATAGACAAAAAGGACACAAAAGACTTTACAGAATTATCGATTTCAAAAGAAACAAATTGGATATACCAGCTAGAGTACAAACTATCGAGTACGATCCAAACAGAACTGCTAATATAGCTCTTTTATTCTATGTAGATGGAGAAAAAAGATATATACTAGCACCAAAAGGACTAAAAAAAGGCGACATGGTTATGGCAGGATCTCAAGCTGAGATTAAACCAGGAAACGCATTAAAAATAAAAGATATGCCAGTAGGGGTTCAAATTCATAATATTGAACTACAAAGAGGAAAGGGTGGACAATTAGTTAGATCTGCAGGAACTGCAGCAAGACTAGTTGCAAAAGAAGGTACTTACTGTCACGTTGAGTTACCATCAGGTGAATTAAGATTGATTCACGGTGAATGTATGGCAACTATCGGTGAAGTAGGAAACGCAGAACATAGCTTAGTACAAATTGGTAAAGCTGGAAGAAACAGACATATGGGTAAAAGACCTCATGTAAGAGGATCTGTAATGAACCCTTGTGATCACCCTCATGGAGGAGGAGAAGGAAAAGCTCCTGTAGGAAGAAAAGCTCCGTTAACACCTTGGGGTAAACCAGCAATGGGTGTTAAAACTAGAGGTAAGAAGACTACAGATAAATTTATCGTAAGAAGAAGAAACGATAACTAA
- the rpsS gene encoding 30S ribosomal protein S19 produces MARSLKKGPFCDHHLMKKVEEAVAAENFKAVIKTWSRRSTIFPNFIGLTFGVYNGKKHIPVHVTEQMVGHKLGEFAPTRTYYGHGVERKK; encoded by the coding sequence ATGGCTAGATCGTTAAAAAAAGGACCTTTCTGTGACCACCACTTAATGAAAAAAGTTGAAGAAGCTGTTGCTGCTGAAAACTTTAAAGCAGTAATTAAGACTTGGTCAAGAAGATCAACTATATTCCCTAACTTCATTGGATTAACTTTTGGTGTATATAATGGGAAAAAACATATCCCTGTTCATGTAACTGAGCAAATGGTAGGACACAAATTAGGAGAGTTCGCACCAACTAGAACTTACTATGGACACGGTGTAGAAAGAAAAAAATAG
- the rplV gene encoding 50S ribosomal protein L22, with amino-acid sequence MEARAITRFVRMSPRKARLVADLVRGKSALEALDILEYTNKKAARLIRKTLASAIANATNNFKMDEEKLVVSTIMINDGPALKRIMPRAMGRADIIRKPTAHIVVGVSVEE; translated from the coding sequence GTGGAAGCTAGAGCAATTACTAGATTCGTAAGAATGTCTCCTAGAAAAGCTAGATTAGTAGCTGACTTAGTGAGAGGAAAATCAGCACTAGAAGCATTAGATATTCTAGAATATACAAATAAAAAAGCAGCTAGATTGATACGTAAAACATTAGCATCAGCTATTGCTAATGCAACTAACAACTTCAAAATGGACGAAGAAAAGTTAGTAGTTTCAACAATTATGATAAATGATGGACCAGCTCTTAAGAGAATAATGCCTAGAGCTATGGGTAGAGCTGACATAATCAGAAAACCTACAGCACATATCGTTGTTGGCGTTTCTGTTGAAGAGTAG
- the rpsC gene encoding 30S ribosomal protein S3 produces MGQKVDPRGLRLGITRTWDSNWYADKKEYAKYFHEDVKIREYIKKNYYHAGIAKVKIERTSPSNVVVLVYTAKAGIIIGRKGAEIDNLRANLEKMTGKKVTVKVQEVKDFNKDAVLVAENIATAIEKRVAYKRAMSQAIMRAMRAGAKGIKVMVSGRLNGAEIARAEWSVEGKVPLHTLRADIDYAVATAHTTYGALGIKVWIFHGEVLPTKREGGEA; encoded by the coding sequence GTGGGACAAAAAGTAGATCCTAGAGGACTAAGACTTGGTATAACAAGAACTTGGGATTCTAACTGGTATGCAGACAAAAAGGAATACGCTAAGTACTTCCATGAAGATGTAAAAATCAGAGAGTATATCAAGAAAAACTACTACCACGCTGGAATAGCTAAGGTAAAGATCGAGAGAACATCTCCTTCTAACGTAGTAGTACTTGTATACACTGCAAAAGCAGGAATAATCATCGGAAGAAAAGGTGCTGAAATAGATAACTTAAGAGCAAATCTTGAGAAAATGACAGGTAAAAAAGTTACTGTAAAAGTACAAGAAGTAAAAGATTTTAATAAAGATGCTGTTCTAGTAGCAGAAAATATAGCTACAGCAATCGAAAAAAGGGTAGCTTACAAAAGAGCTATGAGCCAAGCTATAATGAGAGCTATGAGAGCTGGAGCTAAAGGAATCAAAGTAATGGTTTCAGGAAGACTAAATGGAGCAGAAATCGCAAGAGCTGAATGGTCAGTTGAAGGAAAAGTTCCTTTACATACATTAAGAGCTGACATCGATTATGCAGTTGCAACAGCTCACACAACTTATGGAGCTCTTGGGATAAAAGTATGGATATTCCATGGTGAAGTTCTTCCAACTAAAAGGGAAGGAGGAGAAGCGTAG
- the rplP gene encoding 50S ribosomal protein L16, whose translation MLMPKRTKHRKMFRGRMKGAAHKGNTVAFGDYGLQALEPHWISNRQIEACRVAINRTFKREGKVIIRIFPHKPITARPAGVRMGKGKGNVEGWVAVVKPGRIMFEVSGVREEVAQAALRKAAMKLPVRCKIVKKENGGEN comes from the coding sequence ATGTTAATGCCAAAAAGAACAAAACATAGAAAAATGTTTAGAGGTAGAATGAAAGGTGCAGCTCATAAAGGGAACACAGTAGCATTCGGAGATTACGGACTACAAGCTCTTGAGCCACACTGGATATCAAATAGACAAATAGAAGCATGCAGAGTTGCTATCAACAGAACTTTCAAAAGAGAAGGAAAAGTTATTATAAGAATATTCCCTCATAAACCTATCACAGCAAGACCTGCTGGAGTGAGAATGGGTAAAGGTAAAGGAAACGTTGAAGGTTGGGTAGCAGTTGTTAAACCAGGAAGAATCATGTTTGAGGTTTCTGGTGTTAGAGAAGAAGTTGCACAAGCAGCTTTAAGAAAAGCGGCAATGAAACTTCCTGTTAGATGTAAAATCGTTAAGAAAGAGAATGGTGGTGAAAACTAA
- the rpmC gene encoding 50S ribosomal protein L29, producing MRAKEIREMSTEDLVVKCKELKEELFNLKFQLSLGQLTNTAKIREVRREIARINTILNER from the coding sequence ATGAGAGCTAAGGAAATAAGAGAAATGTCAACTGAAGACTTAGTTGTTAAGTGTAAAGAGCTTAAGGAAGAGTTATTCAACCTAAAGTTCCAACTTTCATTAGGTCAACTTACTAACACTGCTAAAATTAGAGAAGTTAGAAGAGAAATTGCAAGAATAAACACAATTTTAAATGAAAGATAA
- the rpsQ gene encoding 30S ribosomal protein S17 — protein MRNERKVREGIVVSDKMDKTIVVAFETMALHPIYKKRVKSTTKFKAHDENNVAKTGDRVIIMETRPLSKDKRWRLVEIVEKAR, from the coding sequence TTGAGAAACGAAAGAAAAGTTAGAGAAGGAATAGTTGTTTCAGATAAAATGGACAAAACTATCGTTGTGGCATTTGAAACAATGGCTTTACACCCAATCTATAAGAAGAGAGTAAAAAGCACTACTAAGTTTAAAGCTCACGATGAAAACAATGTAGCTAAAACTGGAGATAGAGTTATAATTATGGAAACTAGACCATTGTCTAAAGATAAAAGATGGAGACTAGTAGAGATTGTTGAAAAAGCTAGATAA
- the rplN gene encoding 50S ribosomal protein L14: protein MVQQQTILNVADNSGAKQLMVIRVLGGSKKRFGRIGDIVVASVKEAIPGGNVKKGDIVKAVIVRTKKELRRADGSYIKFDDNAGVIINTNNEPKATRIFGPVARELRAKNFMKILSLAPEVI from the coding sequence ATGGTACAACAACAAACTATCCTTAACGTCGCTGATAACTCAGGTGCTAAACAATTAATGGTTATAAGAGTACTAGGTGGATCTAAAAAAAGATTCGGAAGAATCGGAGACATCGTAGTAGCATCAGTTAAAGAAGCTATCCCTGGTGGAAACGTTAAAAAAGGTGACATAGTTAAGGCTGTAATAGTAAGAACTAAAAAAGAATTAAGAAGAGCAGACGGATCATATATAAAATTTGATGATAACGCAGGAGTTATAATCAATACAAACAATGAACCAAAAGCAACAAGAATATTTGGGCCAGTTGCAAGAGAGTTAAGAGCTAAAAACTTTATGAAGATTTTATCTCTAGCTCCAGAAGTAATCTAA
- the rplX gene encoding 50S ribosomal protein L24 has product MAKPKIKFIPKSLHVKTGDMVYVISGKDKGKTGKVVKVFPNKGKVVVEGINVVTKHIKPTPMNPQGGVVTKPAPIFSSKVMLFDEEAGKPTKVGYRMVDGKKERYSKVSGKVL; this is encoded by the coding sequence GTGGCTAAACCTAAAATCAAATTCATACCAAAATCTTTACATGTAAAAACTGGAGATATGGTTTATGTAATTTCTGGTAAAGACAAAGGAAAAACAGGTAAAGTGGTTAAAGTTTTCCCTAACAAAGGAAAAGTTGTAGTTGAAGGAATAAATGTAGTAACTAAACATATAAAGCCAACTCCAATGAATCCACAAGGTGGAGTTGTAACTAAACCAGCTCCTATATTCTCATCTAAAGTAATGCTTTTTGATGAAGAAGCTGGAAAACCAACAAAAGTTGGATACAGAATGGTAGACGGTAAGAAAGAGAGATACTCAAAAGTATCAGGAAAAGTTCTATAA
- the rplE gene encoding 50S ribosomal protein L5 codes for MSKYVSRYHKLYNDVIVPALMKELGLSNVMECPRLEKIVVNMGVGEATENSKIMEAAMGDLTIISGQKPIVRKAKKSEAGFKLREGMPIGAKVTLRKERMYDFLDRLVNVVLPRVRDFEGVSANAFDGRGNYSLGLRDQLVFPEIEFDKVEKLLGMSITMVSSARNDEEGRALLKAFGMPFKK; via the coding sequence GTGTCTAAATACGTTTCTAGATATCATAAATTATATAATGACGTTATAGTACCTGCTTTAATGAAAGAATTAGGACTATCTAACGTTATGGAATGTCCAAGACTAGAAAAAATAGTTGTAAATATGGGAGTTGGAGAAGCTACTGAAAACTCTAAAATTATGGAAGCAGCTATGGGAGATTTAACTATAATCTCTGGACAAAAACCAATAGTAAGAAAAGCTAAAAAATCTGAAGCTGGATTTAAATTAAGAGAAGGAATGCCAATCGGAGCAAAAGTAACTTTAAGAAAAGAAAGAATGTACGATTTTCTAGATAGATTAGTGAATGTAGTTCTTCCAAGAGTAAGAGACTTTGAAGGAGTTTCAGCTAATGCATTTGATGGAAGAGGAAACTACTCTTTAGGATTAAGAGATCAACTAGTATTCCCAGAAATCGAATTCGATAAAGTTGAAAAACTTTTAGGAATGTCTATCACTATGGTTTCTTCTGCAAGAAATGATGAAGAAGGAAGAGCTTTACTTAAGGCTTTTGGAATGCCTTTCAAAAAGTAA
- the rpsN gene encoding 30S ribosomal protein S14, whose protein sequence is MAKKSMIARDVRRAALSEKYAEKRAELKKRVAEGDMEAMYELNKLPKDSSAVRMRNRCQLDGRPRGFMREFGISRVKFRQLAGAGVIPGVKKSSW, encoded by the coding sequence ATGGCAAAAAAATCAATGATCGCTAGAGATGTCAGAAGAGCAGCTTTAAGCGAGAAATATGCTGAAAAAAGAGCTGAACTAAAGAAGAGAGTTGCTGAAGGTGACATGGAAGCTATGTATGAACTAAACAAACTTCCAAAAGACTCTTCTGCAGTTAGAATGAGAAATAGATGTCAATTAGACGGAAGACCAAGAGGATTCATGAGAGAATTCGGTATTTCAAGAGTAAAATTCAGACAGCTAGCAGGAGCTGGAGTTATACCAGGTGTAAAGAAATCATCTTGGTAA
- the rpsH gene encoding 30S ribosomal protein S8 translates to MYLTDPIADMLTRIRNANAVMHEKVDVPHSTLKDKIAEILKEEGYIANYKVVTDGNKKNIRVYLKYDGKDRVIKGIKRISKPGRRVYSSVEDMPRVLSGLGIAIVSTSKGIVTDRVARRENVGGEILAFVW, encoded by the coding sequence ATGTATTTAACAGATCCAATTGCTGATATGTTAACAAGAATCAGAAATGCAAATGCAGTAATGCATGAAAAAGTAGATGTACCTCATTCAACTTTAAAAGATAAAATCGCAGAAATTCTTAAAGAAGAAGGATATATTGCAAACTATAAAGTTGTAACTGATGGAAACAAAAAGAATATAAGAGTTTACTTAAAATATGATGGTAAAGATAGAGTTATAAAAGGAATCAAAAGAATTTCTAAACCTGGAAGAAGAGTATATTCTTCAGTAGAAGATATGCCAAGAGTTTTATCAGGATTAGGAATTGCCATAGTATCTACTTCTAAAGGAATTGTTACTGACAGAGTAGCTAGAAGAGAAAACGTAGGTGGAGAGATTCTTGCATTTGTTTGGTAA
- the rplF gene encoding 50S ribosomal protein L6 gives MSRVGKKPIIVPSGVEVTINGNVVTVKGPKGTLTKEFNSILTIKEVKGEDHHKDVCEIVIERPNDLPEVRAIHGTTRSLLHNMVVGVSEGFKKTLNLVGVGYRAALKGKGLELALGYSHPVIVDEIPGITFTVEKNTTIHIEGTEKDLVGQVAANIRAKRAPEPYKGKGVKYSDEHVRRKEGKKA, from the coding sequence ATGTCAAGAGTAGGTAAAAAACCTATTATAGTGCCTTCTGGAGTTGAGGTAACAATTAATGGAAACGTTGTTACTGTAAAAGGGCCAAAAGGTACTCTAACTAAAGAATTCAATTCAATATTAACAATAAAAGAGGTTAAAGGTGAAGATCACCACAAAGATGTATGCGAAATCGTTATTGAAAGACCTAACGACTTACCAGAAGTAAGAGCAATACACGGAACTACTAGATCATTACTACACAACATGGTAGTAGGAGTTTCTGAAGGATTCAAGAAAACTCTAAACCTAGTAGGGGTTGGTTACAGAGCTGCACTTAAAGGAAAAGGACTAGAATTAGCTCTAGGATATTCTCATCCAGTAATCGTAGATGAAATTCCTGGAATTACATTCACAGTTGAAAAGAATACAACTATCCATATCGAAGGAACTGAAAAGGACCTAGTTGGACAAGTTGCTGCTAATATTAGAGCTAAAAGAGCTCCTGAGCCTTATAAAGGAAAAGGAGTTAAGTATTCTGACGAGCACGTTAGAAGAAAAGAAGGTAAAAAAGCTTAA
- the rplR gene encoding 50S ribosomal protein L18: MFKKVNRQAVRTRKHLSIRNKISGTAERPRLSVYRSNNNIFAQLIDDVNGVTLVSASTIDKALKASIANGGNLDAAKAVGKALGERAAAKGIKNVVFDRSGYKYMGRIAALAEAAREAGLSF, translated from the coding sequence TTGTTTAAGAAGGTAAATAGACAAGCTGTGAGAACAAGAAAGCACTTATCAATCAGAAATAAAATTTCTGGTACAGCTGAAAGACCAAGACTTTCTGTATATAGATCAAACAACAATATCTTTGCTCAGTTAATAGATGATGTTAATGGAGTGACTTTAGTTTCTGCATCAACTATTGATAAAGCGTTAAAAGCAAGTATTGCAAATGGTGGAAATTTAGATGCTGCTAAAGCTGTAGGAAAAGCTTTAGGAGAAAGAGCAGCAGCTAAAGGAATAAAAAATGTTGTATTTGACAGATCAGGATACAAATACATGGGAAGAATAGCCGCTCTTGCTGAAGCAGCTAGAGAAGCAGGACTAAGCTTCTAA
- the rpsE gene encoding 30S ribosomal protein S5 — translation MSKLANREEKQYQEKLLKISRVSKTTKGGRTISFSVLAAVGDGEGKVGLGLGKANGVPDAIRKALSSAKKNLTDVSLKGGTIPHETECKWGATTLWMAPAYEGTGVIAGSATREILELVGIRDILTKIKGSRNKHNVARATIEALKSLRTAEQIAASRGKEVKDILS, via the coding sequence TTGTCTAAGTTAGCAAATAGAGAAGAAAAACAATATCAAGAAAAATTATTAAAGATTTCAAGAGTTTCTAAGACAACTAAAGGAGGAAGAACAATATCTTTCTCAGTTTTAGCAGCTGTTGGAGATGGAGAAGGAAAAGTTGGATTAGGATTAGGAAAAGCCAATGGTGTACCTGATGCTATAAGAAAAGCTCTTTCTTCTGCAAAGAAAAATTTAACAGACGTTTCTCTTAAAGGAGGAACAATTCCTCACGAAACTGAATGTAAATGGGGAGCAACAACTTTATGGATGGCACCAGCTTACGAAGGAACTGGAGTAATTGCTGGATCTGCAACAAGAGAAATATTAGAACTTGTTGGAATTCGTGACATTTTAACTAAAATTAAAGGGTCTAGAAACAAACACAATGTTGCTAGAGCTACGATAGAAGCTTTAAAATCTCTAAGAACTGCTGAACAAATCGCAGCTTCAAGAGGTAAAGAAGTTAAAGATATCTTAAGCTAG
- the rpmD gene encoding 50S ribosomal protein L30, protein MVKLRIELVKSIIGRKPNHIATVKSLGLKKMNDVVEHVETPELKGKLAQVSYLLKVEEVQA, encoded by the coding sequence ATGGTAAAGCTTAGAATAGAGCTTGTAAAAAGCATAATCGGAAGAAAGCCTAACCACATAGCAACTGTAAAGTCGCTAGGGCTTAAGAAGATGAATGATGTAGTGGAGCATGTGGAAACTCCTGAGTTAAAAGGAAAACTAGCTCAAGTTTCTTACTTACTTAAAGTAGAGGAGGTGCAAGCATAA